In Mastomys coucha isolate ucsf_1 unplaced genomic scaffold, UCSF_Mcou_1 pScaffold20, whole genome shotgun sequence, one DNA window encodes the following:
- the Mrpl51 gene encoding 39S ribosomal protein L51, mitochondrial, with product MAGSVPWAAGRRLWGWMPSACRSFSLGVPLSLHVRLTLPPPKVVDRWNEKRALFGVYDNIGILGNFEKHPKELIKGPVWLRGWRGNELQRCIRKKKMVGSRMFLEDLHNLNKRINYLYKHFNRHGKYR from the exons ATGGCAGGGAGCGTCCCTTGGGCGGCAGGTAGGAGACTGTGGGGCTGGATGCCCTCGGCCTGCAGAAGCTTCTCTCTGG GTGTTCCACTGTCGCTCCATGTAAGGCTCACTCTTCCACCTCCCAAAGTGGTTGATCGCTGGAACGAGAAGAGAGCACTGTTTGGTGTATATGACAACATTGGGATCCTGG GGAATTTCGAAAAGCATCCAAAAGAACTGATCAAGGGCCCAGTATGGCTTCGAGGATGGAGAGGAAATGAATTGCAGCGTTGTATCCGTAAGAAGAAGATGGTGGGAAGCAGAATGTTCCTTGAGGACCTGCACAACCTTAACAAACGAATCAACTATCTCTACAAACACTTTAACCGACATGGGAAGTACAGATAG